In a single window of the Corvus hawaiiensis isolate bCorHaw1 chromosome 19, bCorHaw1.pri.cur, whole genome shotgun sequence genome:
- the MILR1 gene encoding allergin-1 isoform X1, which yields MYFLTVLLFSYPQMSQQIQKTTANGKEMLSNPKLVLVQGALNVVMKQNVTLSCLSESASPPVRYTLFKHNQQVSALNRSDLTPALFTLTINSASDVGEYKCKAEYIISSGGKYSNSLIFTLIEPISKPVLSSPTSQAKKGQNVTLSCLSENGSLPISYLFFKGSQNISPQKTMQKREAAVIFLFIDSLSDYGTYKCKASNSFPNNAKYSNGFNFTLAEKFKSTRPSTSFTSTVNAEESENEVIYTEIEPVKPEEEYINFSVIRREEEKGENLKL from the exons atgtattttctcacAGTTCTGCTGTTTTCCTACC CTCAAATGTCTCAGCAGATACAGAAAACTACTGCAAATGGCAAAG agatGCTGTCCAATCCCAAGCTTGTACTGGTTCAGGGGGCTTTGAACGTGGTGATGAAACAGAATGtgaccctctcctgcctctctgAGTCTGCATCTCCACCTGTCAGATACACACTGTTTAAGCACAACCAGCAGGTATCTGCTTTAAACAGGTCAGACTTGACCCCCGCACTGTTCACCCTGACCATCAACTCTGCCAGCGACGTGGGGGAATACAAGTGCAAAGCTGAGTACATCATCTCCAGTGGTGGAAAATACAGCAACAGCCTCATCTTCACCCTTATAG AGCCAATTTCCAAACCAGTGCTGAGCTCACCCACCTCTCAGGCAAAGAAAGGCCAGAACGTGACCCTGTCCTGTCTCTCGGAGAATGGATCTCTTCCCATCTCATATCTATTCTTCAAAGGATCACAAAACATTTCTCCCCAAAAGACAATGCAGAAGAGGGAAGcagctgtgatttttctgtttattgatTCCCTTAGTGACTACGGAACGTATAAATGCAAAGCTAGTAACAGTTTTCCCAATAACGCAAAATACAGCAATGGTTTCAACTTTACATTAGCAG AAAAATTTAAGTCTACCAGGCCCTCAACTAGCTTTACTTCAACAGTGAATGCAGAGGAGTCTGAAAATGAAGTCATATACACAGAGATAG AGCCTGTTAAACCAGAAGAAGAATACATCAACTTTTCTGTTAttagaagagaagaggaaaaaggtgAAAACCTCAAGCTATAA
- the MILR1 gene encoding allergin-1 isoform X2, with product MYFLTVLLFSYPQMSQQIQKTTANGKEMLSNPKLVLVQGALNVVMKQNVTLSCLSESASPPVRYTLFKHNQQVSALNRSDLTPALFTLTINSASDVGEYKCKAEYIISSGGKYSNSLIFTLIEPISKPVLSSPTSQAKKGQNVTLSCLSENGSLPISYLFFKGSQNISPQKTMQKREAAVIFLFIDSLSDYGTYKCKASNSFPNNAKYSNGFNFTLAEERSHSQPLIISLGLTLLLLIVGFALAIPFFIIPLYKAKKFKSTRPSTSFTSTVNAEESENEVIYTEIEPVKPEEEYINFSVIRREEEKAAMRACSTVYSKVLIRDCVPGMTFL from the exons atgtattttctcacAGTTCTGCTGTTTTCCTACC CTCAAATGTCTCAGCAGATACAGAAAACTACTGCAAATGGCAAAG agatGCTGTCCAATCCCAAGCTTGTACTGGTTCAGGGGGCTTTGAACGTGGTGATGAAACAGAATGtgaccctctcctgcctctctgAGTCTGCATCTCCACCTGTCAGATACACACTGTTTAAGCACAACCAGCAGGTATCTGCTTTAAACAGGTCAGACTTGACCCCCGCACTGTTCACCCTGACCATCAACTCTGCCAGCGACGTGGGGGAATACAAGTGCAAAGCTGAGTACATCATCTCCAGTGGTGGAAAATACAGCAACAGCCTCATCTTCACCCTTATAG AGCCAATTTCCAAACCAGTGCTGAGCTCACCCACCTCTCAGGCAAAGAAAGGCCAGAACGTGACCCTGTCCTGTCTCTCGGAGAATGGATCTCTTCCCATCTCATATCTATTCTTCAAAGGATCACAAAACATTTCTCCCCAAAAGACAATGCAGAAGAGGGAAGcagctgtgatttttctgtttattgatTCCCTTAGTGACTACGGAACGTATAAATGCAAAGCTAGTAACAGTTTTCCCAATAACGCAAAATACAGCAATGGTTTCAACTTTACATTAGCAG AAGAGAGAAGCCATTCTCAGCCCCTGATAATTTCTCTTGGGCTAACCCTGCTACTACTCATAGTAGGATTTGCTCTCGCAATCCCATTTTTCATAATTCCTTTGTATAAAGCAA AAAAATTTAAGTCTACCAGGCCCTCAACTAGCTTTACTTCAACAGTGAATGCAGAGGAGTCTGAAAATGAAGTCATATACACAGAGATAG AGCCTGTTAAACCAGAAGAAGAATACATCAACTTTTCTGTTAttagaagagaagaggaaaaag CAGCGATGAGGGCATGTTCCACAGTCTATTCAAAAGTCCTCATCAGAGACTGCGTACCAGGTATGACTTTTTTGTGA
- the POLG2 gene encoding DNA polymerase subunit gamma-2, mitochondrial isoform X1 has translation MALGSRQSCCCCGRAALGQPRRRRVPERAEPAGCSARPYSAGGGAAEVAGGAELLEVCWRRRFLRGGAGPVPWRAYLSGRHPGFGPLGAALRANLAAQWWDSALPMREQVFPVDAPLHGPPGALRDAQGLRLLHPETLREARQGSGQNPGGPALEEVMGAAEVLRESLLPGVLAQYVSCLELVNKRLPFGLAQIGVCFHSVPESEHSVPESEQQNKTPTRIGERTTSLLAWFSSPRTAGQWLDYWLRQRLQWWRKFAVGPCNFSSSDFQDEEGRRGFKLHYSFPWGTETIETLKNLSDTELLELYPGERSKLLGRDGRKNVIPHVLSMNGNLDRGVLAYLFDSLQLVENPLTARKNSQRKVLKLHPCLAPLKVALDVGKGPTTELRQVCQGLFNELTENGISVWPGYLETLQVSLEQLYTKYDEMSIPFMVLVSDGTLENGVVQLRSRDTTMKEMMHISRLKDFLTKYVMSAKNM, from the exons ATGGCGCTGGGCTCTcgccaaagctgctgctgctgcggccgCGCCGCCCTGGGGCAGCCGAGGCGACGGCGGGTCCCGGAGCGGGCGGAGCCGGCAGGGTGCTCGGCGCGGCCGTACTCGGCGGGCGGCGGTGCTGCCGAGGTGGCGGGCGGGgcggagctgctggaggtgtgCTGGCGGCGGCGCTTCctgcggggcggcgcggggccggtgCCCTGGCGCGCCTACTTGAGCGGCCGCCACCCCGGCTTCGGGCCGTTGGGCGCGGCGCTGCGTGCTAACCTGGCGGCGCAGTGGTGGGACTCGGCTCTGCCCATGCGGGAGCAGGTGTTCCCCGTGGACGCCCCGCTTCACGGTCCCCCCGGCGCCCTGCGGGACGCGCAGGGGCTGCGGCTGCTGCACCCGGAGACGCTGCGCGAAGCCCGCCAGGGCAGTGGGCAGAACCCGGGCGGCCCGGCCCTGGAAGAAGTGATGGGGGCCGCGGAAGTGCTGCGGGAGAGCCTCCTGCCCG GTGTTCTGGCGCAGTATGTCAGCTGCTTAGAGCTGGTGAACAAACGACTGCCCTTTGGCCTTGCTCAAATTGGAGTGTGCTTCCATTCCGTTCCAGAAAGTGAACATTCTGTTCCAGAAAGTGAACAACAGAACAAAACCCCTACAAG AATAGGCGAGAGGACCACGTCTTTGCTTGCATGGTTTAGTTCTCCCAGAACTGCAGGACAGTGGCTCGATTACTGGCTACGCCAGAGGCTCCAGTGGTGGAGAAAG tttgctgTAGGCCCGTGTAACTTCAGCAGCAGTGACTTTCAGGATGAAGAAGGCAGAAGAGGATTTAAGTTACATTACAGCTTTCCTTGGGGAACAGAAACAATAGAAACACTGAAGAACCTTAGTGATACTGAACTATTAGAGCTGTATCCAGGAGAGAGATCAAAATTACTT gGCCGAGATGGAAGGAAGAATGTCATCCCTCATGTTCTGTCTATGAATGGGAATCTGGACCGAGGAGTGTTAGCATATCTCTTTGATTCTCTACAGCTAGTTGAGAATCCATtaacagcaaggaaaaattcACAGAGAAAG GTACTTAAGCTTCATCCTTGCTTAGCACCCCTTAAAGTGGCCTTGGATGTAGGAAAAGGTCCAACAACAGAGCTGAGGCAG GTTTGTCAAGGATTGTTCAATGAACTgacagaaaatggaatttctgTATGGCCAGGTTATCTGGAAACTCTGCAGGTGTCTCTGGAGCAACTTTATACAAA GTATGATGAGATGAGTATTCCCTTCATGGTCTTGGTAAGTGATGGCACTCTAGAGAATGGAGTGGTCCAGCTGAGAAGTAGAGACACCACCATGAAGGAAATGATGCACATTTCCAGGCTGAAGGACTTTTTAACAAAGTATGTTATGTCAGCCAAAAATATGTAA
- the POLG2 gene encoding DNA polymerase subunit gamma-2, mitochondrial isoform X3, translating to MALGSRQSCCCCGRAALGQPRRRRVPERAEPAGCSARPYSAGGGAAEVAGGAELLEVCWRRRFLRGGAGPVPWRAYLSGRHPGFGPLGAALRANLAAQWWDSALPMREQVFPVDAPLHGPPGALRDAQGLRLLHPETLREARQGSGQNPGGPALEEVMGAAEVLRESLLPGVLAQYVSCLELVNKRLPFGLAQIGVCFHSVPESEHSVPESEQQNKTPTRIGERTTSLLAWFSSPRTAGQWLDYWLRQRLQWWRKFAVGPCNFSSSDFQDEEGRRGFKLHYSFPWGTETIETLKNLSDTELLELYPGERSKLLGRDGRKNVIPHVLSMNGNLDRGVLAYLFDSLQLVENPLTARKNSQRKVLKLHPCLAPLKVALDVGKGPTTELRQVCQGLFNELTENGISVWPGYLETLQVSLEQLYTNRKSLSAVTD from the exons ATGGCGCTGGGCTCTcgccaaagctgctgctgctgcggccgCGCCGCCCTGGGGCAGCCGAGGCGACGGCGGGTCCCGGAGCGGGCGGAGCCGGCAGGGTGCTCGGCGCGGCCGTACTCGGCGGGCGGCGGTGCTGCCGAGGTGGCGGGCGGGgcggagctgctggaggtgtgCTGGCGGCGGCGCTTCctgcggggcggcgcggggccggtgCCCTGGCGCGCCTACTTGAGCGGCCGCCACCCCGGCTTCGGGCCGTTGGGCGCGGCGCTGCGTGCTAACCTGGCGGCGCAGTGGTGGGACTCGGCTCTGCCCATGCGGGAGCAGGTGTTCCCCGTGGACGCCCCGCTTCACGGTCCCCCCGGCGCCCTGCGGGACGCGCAGGGGCTGCGGCTGCTGCACCCGGAGACGCTGCGCGAAGCCCGCCAGGGCAGTGGGCAGAACCCGGGCGGCCCGGCCCTGGAAGAAGTGATGGGGGCCGCGGAAGTGCTGCGGGAGAGCCTCCTGCCCG GTGTTCTGGCGCAGTATGTCAGCTGCTTAGAGCTGGTGAACAAACGACTGCCCTTTGGCCTTGCTCAAATTGGAGTGTGCTTCCATTCCGTTCCAGAAAGTGAACATTCTGTTCCAGAAAGTGAACAACAGAACAAAACCCCTACAAG AATAGGCGAGAGGACCACGTCTTTGCTTGCATGGTTTAGTTCTCCCAGAACTGCAGGACAGTGGCTCGATTACTGGCTACGCCAGAGGCTCCAGTGGTGGAGAAAG tttgctgTAGGCCCGTGTAACTTCAGCAGCAGTGACTTTCAGGATGAAGAAGGCAGAAGAGGATTTAAGTTACATTACAGCTTTCCTTGGGGAACAGAAACAATAGAAACACTGAAGAACCTTAGTGATACTGAACTATTAGAGCTGTATCCAGGAGAGAGATCAAAATTACTT gGCCGAGATGGAAGGAAGAATGTCATCCCTCATGTTCTGTCTATGAATGGGAATCTGGACCGAGGAGTGTTAGCATATCTCTTTGATTCTCTACAGCTAGTTGAGAATCCATtaacagcaaggaaaaattcACAGAGAAAG GTACTTAAGCTTCATCCTTGCTTAGCACCCCTTAAAGTGGCCTTGGATGTAGGAAAAGGTCCAACAACAGAGCTGAGGCAG GTTTGTCAAGGATTGTTCAATGAACTgacagaaaatggaatttctgTATGGCCAGGTTATCTGGAAACTCTGCAGGTGTCTCTGGAGCAACTTTATACAAA TAGGAAGTCACTGAGTGCAGTAACTGACTGA
- the POLG2 gene encoding DNA polymerase subunit gamma-2, mitochondrial isoform X2 — translation MALGSRQSCCCCGRAALGQPRRRRVPERAEPAGCSARPYSAGGGAAEVAGGAELLEVCWRRRFLRGGAGPVPWRAYLSGRHPGFGPLGAALRANLAAQWWDSALPMREQVFPVDAPLHGPPGALRDAQGLRLLHPETLREARQGSGQNPGGPALEEVMGAAEVLRESLLPGVLAQYVSCLELVNKRLPFGLAQIGVCFHSVPESEHSVPESEQQNKTPTRIGERTTSLLAWFSSPRTAGQWLDYWLRQRLQWWRKFAVGPCNFSSSDFQDEEGRRGFKLHYSFPWGTETIETLKNLSDTELLELYPGERSKLLGRDGRKNVIPHVLSMNGNLDRGVLAYLFDSLQLVENPLTARKNSQRKVCQGLFNELTENGISVWPGYLETLQVSLEQLYTKYDEMSIPFMVLVSDGTLENGVVQLRSRDTTMKEMMHISRLKDFLTKYVMSAKNM, via the exons ATGGCGCTGGGCTCTcgccaaagctgctgctgctgcggccgCGCCGCCCTGGGGCAGCCGAGGCGACGGCGGGTCCCGGAGCGGGCGGAGCCGGCAGGGTGCTCGGCGCGGCCGTACTCGGCGGGCGGCGGTGCTGCCGAGGTGGCGGGCGGGgcggagctgctggaggtgtgCTGGCGGCGGCGCTTCctgcggggcggcgcggggccggtgCCCTGGCGCGCCTACTTGAGCGGCCGCCACCCCGGCTTCGGGCCGTTGGGCGCGGCGCTGCGTGCTAACCTGGCGGCGCAGTGGTGGGACTCGGCTCTGCCCATGCGGGAGCAGGTGTTCCCCGTGGACGCCCCGCTTCACGGTCCCCCCGGCGCCCTGCGGGACGCGCAGGGGCTGCGGCTGCTGCACCCGGAGACGCTGCGCGAAGCCCGCCAGGGCAGTGGGCAGAACCCGGGCGGCCCGGCCCTGGAAGAAGTGATGGGGGCCGCGGAAGTGCTGCGGGAGAGCCTCCTGCCCG GTGTTCTGGCGCAGTATGTCAGCTGCTTAGAGCTGGTGAACAAACGACTGCCCTTTGGCCTTGCTCAAATTGGAGTGTGCTTCCATTCCGTTCCAGAAAGTGAACATTCTGTTCCAGAAAGTGAACAACAGAACAAAACCCCTACAAG AATAGGCGAGAGGACCACGTCTTTGCTTGCATGGTTTAGTTCTCCCAGAACTGCAGGACAGTGGCTCGATTACTGGCTACGCCAGAGGCTCCAGTGGTGGAGAAAG tttgctgTAGGCCCGTGTAACTTCAGCAGCAGTGACTTTCAGGATGAAGAAGGCAGAAGAGGATTTAAGTTACATTACAGCTTTCCTTGGGGAACAGAAACAATAGAAACACTGAAGAACCTTAGTGATACTGAACTATTAGAGCTGTATCCAGGAGAGAGATCAAAATTACTT gGCCGAGATGGAAGGAAGAATGTCATCCCTCATGTTCTGTCTATGAATGGGAATCTGGACCGAGGAGTGTTAGCATATCTCTTTGATTCTCTACAGCTAGTTGAGAATCCATtaacagcaaggaaaaattcACAGAGAAAG GTTTGTCAAGGATTGTTCAATGAACTgacagaaaatggaatttctgTATGGCCAGGTTATCTGGAAACTCTGCAGGTGTCTCTGGAGCAACTTTATACAAA GTATGATGAGATGAGTATTCCCTTCATGGTCTTGGTAAGTGATGGCACTCTAGAGAATGGAGTGGTCCAGCTGAGAAGTAGAGACACCACCATGAAGGAAATGATGCACATTTCCAGGCTGAAGGACTTTTTAACAAAGTATGTTATGTCAGCCAAAAATATGTAA